In Arcobacter ellisii, a genomic segment contains:
- a CDS encoding ATP-binding cassette domain-containing protein, with protein sequence MNKKSVLNINNLTFYYKKENPIYKDFSLELNKGELVTIFGKSGSGKTTLFELICGNLKPITGTIKKSNIAMIFQDPFNSFHPTYSILEQIKDVVRKDFEEEMNELLPKLSLEKEILEKKTYQLSGGQLQRCSILRALLMKPDLLLVDEPTSALDNIIAYDVMKLLITLLDKCAILLITHDVDMASWCSDKIIRLEENARK encoded by the coding sequence TTATAAAAAAGAAAATCCTATTTATAAGGATTTTTCTTTGGAGTTAAACAAGGGTGAATTAGTTACAATATTTGGTAAAAGTGGTAGTGGAAAAACAACACTTTTTGAATTGATTTGTGGAAATTTAAAACCAATAACTGGAACAATAAAAAAATCAAATATTGCAATGATTTTTCAAGACCCATTTAACTCTTTTCATCCAACATATTCAATACTTGAACAAATAAAAGATGTCGTTAGAAAAGATTTTGAAGAAGAAATGAACGAACTTTTACCAAAACTTAGTTTAGAGAAAGAGATTTTAGAGAAAAAAACATATCAATTAAGCGGAGGTCAACTTCAAAGATGTTCTATTTTAAGAGCACTTTTAATGAAACCTGACTTACTTTTAGTTGATGAGCCAACATCAGCTTTGGATAATATAATAGCATATGATGTAATGAAATTATTAATTACACTTTTGGATAAATGTGCTATTTTACTAATAACACACGATGTAGATATGGCTTCGTGGTGTAGTGATAAAATTATAAGGTTAGAAGAGAATGCAAGAAAATAA
- the hemH gene encoding ferrochelatase translates to MQENKKALVLLNMGGARNKAELKMFLTNMFNDKNILTIKNPLIRKMIAYFIVTKRLDSAWENYEHIGNSSPINPLTEKLVEKCNEKIEEFKTYQVMRYTPPFAQDVIKQMLDDGINEIVLLPLYPQYSTTTTKSSVEDFIDYLPYTFGKNIRYIETFYKNDKFNECIINEIISNVEEPSEYNLIFSAHGLPQKIVDAGDPYEIQMNEHVKILSEKLKEKNINFKSVNLAYQSKVGPLKWLEPSLEDMLKNFKEQKVIIYPIAFIVDNSETDFELDIEYREIAHEMGINEYKVCRCVNDSDEFVEAIKDIIKN, encoded by the coding sequence ATGCAAGAAAATAAAAAAGCTTTAGTATTACTAAATATGGGTGGGGCTAGAAATAAGGCTGAATTAAAAATGTTTTTAACAAATATGTTTAATGACAAAAATATTTTAACTATAAAGAATCCATTAATAAGAAAAATGATTGCATATTTTATAGTTACAAAACGATTGGATAGTGCATGGGAGAATTATGAACATATAGGAAATTCGTCACCTATTAATCCATTAACTGAAAAGTTAGTAGAAAAATGTAATGAAAAAATTGAAGAGTTTAAAACTTATCAAGTGATGCGATATACGCCACCTTTTGCACAAGATGTGATAAAACAGATGTTAGATGATGGAATAAATGAAATAGTATTATTGCCTTTATATCCTCAATATTCAACAACAACTACAAAATCATCGGTTGAAGATTTTATAGATTATTTACCTTATACTTTTGGTAAAAACATAAGATATATAGAAACATTTTATAAAAATGATAAATTTAATGAATGTATTATAAATGAGATTATTTCAAATGTGGAAGAGCCAAGTGAATATAATCTGATTTTTTCAGCACATGGACTTCCTCAAAAAATAGTTGATGCTGGTGATCCTTATGAAATTCAGATGAATGAACATGTAAAAATTTTAAGTGAAAAATTAAAAGAAAAAAATATAAATTTTAAATCTGTAAATTTAGCATATCAATCAAAAGTTGGACCTCTAAAATGGTTAGAACCGTCACTTGAAGATATGTTAAAAAACTTTAAAGAGCAAAAGGTAATAATTTATCCAATTGCATTTATAGTAGATAATTCTGAAACAGACTTTGAATTAGATATTGAATATAGAGAAATTGCACATGAAATGGGAATTAATGAATATAAAGTATGTCGTTGTGTAAATGATAGTGATGAATTTGTTGAAGCAATAAAGGATATTATTAAAAACTAA